In one window of Arachis ipaensis cultivar K30076 chromosome B06, Araip1.1, whole genome shotgun sequence DNA:
- the LOC107604867 gene encoding uncharacterized protein LOC107604867 isoform X2: protein MEMQNPAKLEGKLAVISEVPGLFDSEILSDIAFDEENDVAAASGEAVEFPRKRRPALGLKRARFSLKPTKTQSVESLIPTLDLDKLKDPVEFFLAHDRLENAKREIQKQTGEFLESNLSDTTTKMRQRRPGLSGNNERRVRYKHRYPKETFDNNDYVLPSQKASESVDLGPVGESTDEGGASLTPLENEVTDSPAIEENKINEILDGLLQCNSEDLEGDEAVTLLQEKLHIKPIVLEKLSIPDFPNNNQVIGMKSLHGNSSNPRKWKPLSILDNLLKGFNSRTPIRQGIGCQLQQSASPTPPRSPFAPLSSLLLHLSHPKPSVDPFAADGIDHLSTRKNSPIPLINQEHKLAASGNPSNEPSANVIDDGIAINKTSSPGDTVRNGSYSSGKSKEDLIGNSETHSVEDTVRDCACTPQKSVEDNPGQPESDANIESNGPRVVMDVNTGASGMEGIIRDCACTPQKSVEDNPRLPEFDVNIESNGPHIDMDVDIGDSGMNDIVGRPNIVTNRVENEAENLQAHAAVGPSDDSNINMANQPDHSDPAGFQANDHDKDSRRSDDGPEQCLQEMTDGNSVLPDYGQRRVRRSKRQHKDKSLSRRQSLAAAGTSWEAGLRRSTRIRTRPLEFWRGEKMVYGRVHDSEYNTNTYHGNTLGLATVIGIKCISPGTDGKPTMKVKSYVSDEYKELLELASLC, encoded by the exons ATG GAAATGCAAAATCCTGCTAAACTTGAGGGCAAGTTGGCTGTGATATCTGAAGTTCCTGGACTGTTTGACTCTGAAATCTTGAGTGATATAGCATTTGATGAGGAGAATGACGTTGCTGCTGCTTCTGGAGAGGCTGTAGAGTTTCCTCGAAAACGGAGACCTGCTTTAGGCCTGAAGCGAGCTCGTTTTTCTTTAAAGCCAACTAAAAC tCAATCTGTTGAGAGTTTGATTCCAACTCTGGACCTTGATAAACTGAAAGATCCAGTGGAATTCTTCTTGGCCCATGATCGGCTAGAAA ATGCGAAAAGAGAGATACAGAAGCAGACAGGTGAGTTTCTTGAGTCAAATCTGTCAGATACTACCACTAAGATGCGACAACGTCGACCAGGACTTTCAGGGAATAATGAGCG GCGGGTCAGATACAAGCATCGTTATCCTAAAGAAACTTTTGACAATAATGATTATGTTCTACCCTCTCAAAAGGCAAGTGAATCTGTCGATCTTGGCCCTGTTGGTGAGAGCACAGATGAAGGTGGAGCTTCTCTTACACCACTGGAAAATGAAGTAACTG ATTCACCTGCTATTGAAGAGAACAAGATCAATGAAATACTGGATGGATTGCTTCAATGCAATTCTGAAGATCTAGAAGGGGATGAAGCAGTGACTCTTTTGCAGGAGAAGTTACATATCAAACCAATTGTTCTGGAGAAATTATCTATTCCTGACTTCCCAAATAATAACCAAGTTATTGGTATGAAATCTTTGCATGGGAACTCGTCAAATCCAAGGAAGTGGAAACCTTTATCCATCCTTGATAATTTGTTGAAAGGATTTAATAGTAGAACACCTATTAGACAGGGCATAGGATGCCAATTGCAGCAATCAGCTTCACCCACCCCACCAAGAAGTCCATTTGCTCCACTATCTTCCTTGCTGCTTCACCTTTCACACCCAAAGCCATCGGTGGATCCATTTGCAGCTGATGGAATTGATCATTTATCCACAAGAAAGAATTCCCCAATTCCTCTGATAAACCAGGAGCACAAACTTGCTGCTTCTGGGAATCCATCAAATGAACCCTCTGCAAATGTAATTGATGATGGTATTGCCATTAATAAGACAAGTTCACCAGGTGACACTGTCAGGAATGGCTCCTATTCTTCTGGAAAATCCAAGGAAGATTTAATTGGAAATAGTGAGACACATTCAGTGGAAGACACAGTCAGAGATTGTGCTTGTACACCCCAAAAGTCTGTGGAGGATAATCCAGGGCAACCTGAGTCTGATGCTAATATTGAGTCAAATGGACCTCGTGTTGTCATGGACGTGAATACTGGAGCCAGTGGGATGGAAGGTATCATTAGAGATTGTGCTTGTACACCCCAAAAGTCTGTGGAGGATAATCCAAGGCTTCCTGAGTTTGATGTTAATATTGAGTCAAATGGTCCTCATATTGACATGGATGTGGATATTGGAGACAGTGGTATGAATGACATAGTAGGGAGGCCAAATATTGTAACAAATAGAGTTGAGAATGAA GCAGAAAATTTGCAGGCACATGCGGCTGTTGGGCCATCAGATGATTCTAATATTAACATGGCGAATCAACCAG ATCATTCAGACCCTGCTGGGTTTCAAGCCAATGATCATGATAAAGATTCCAGAAGATCAGACGATGGTCCAGAACAGTGTTTACAG GAAATGACAGATGGTAATTCTGTTTTGCCTGATTATGGACAAAGGAGAGTTAGGCGATCGAAAAGACAACATAAAGATAAAAGTCTTTCTCGGAGGCAGAGCCTTGCAG CTGCCGGTACATCATGGGAGGCTGGACTAAGGAGGAGCACCAGGATCAGGACAAGGCCTTTGGAATTTTGGAGAGGGGAAAAAATGGTGTATGGTCGTGTACATGATAGTGAGTACAATACTAATACTTATCACGGGAACACACTAG GTTTGGCCACTGTCATTGGTATTAAGTGCATTTCACCGGGAACTGATGGGAAACCCACTATGAAGGTGAAATCTTATGTATCCGATGAATACAAAGAGCTTTTGGAGCTGGCATCTCTATGTTGA
- the LOC107647312 gene encoding uncharacterized protein LOC107647312, with protein MKSPGCIKDVQRLSGRLTALSRFLGASAVRALPFFNIMKKGIVFEWTPACEEAFKHFKEILAKPPVLEKPKVGELLYLYLAITDEALSAVLVREEGKVQQPIYFVNRALQGAELRYSKLEKLALALLTSSRRLRQYFQGHQVVVRTDQGIRQVLQKPDLAGRMMTWAIELSQYDLRYEPRHAIKAQAMADFLVEVAGDPTEEAGIRWRLHVDGAFNQTSGGAGIILESSAGVIYEQSIRFEFPVSNNQAEYEDLLGGLILAREVGATSLEVCSDSQVVTSQVNGSYQARDSLLQKYLEKVKELSKQFEEVTVQHVPRERNTRAYLLSKLASTKPGAGNRSLIQGMTKEPAVALHLTKISPSWMDPITDYLENGKLPEDEKKAKMLRGRQPNMRSYKANCSKRDSASPC; from the coding sequence ATGAAGAGTCCGGGCTGCATCAAGGATGTTCAGAGGTTATCAGGTAGACTCACCGCCCTATCCCGTTTCCTCGGGGCATCGGCCGTTAGGGCGCTGCCATTTTTCAATATTATGAAAAAAGGAATAGTGTTTGAATGGACCCCAGCGTGTGAGGAAGCATTTAAACATTTCAAAGAGATCCTCGCCAAACCACCCGTGCTCGAGAAGCCCAAAGTCGGAGAACTGCTCTACCTATACCTGGCCATAACGGATGAAGCGCTGTCAGCAGTTTTGGTACGGGAAGAAGGGAAAGTTCAACAACCAATTTACTTCGTGAATAGAGCACTGCAAGGAGCAGAATTGAGATACAGCAAACTAGAGAAGCTGGCCCTAGCACTGCTAACCTCCTCCCGAAGACTACGACAGTACTTCCAGGGTCACCAAGTGGTCGTGAGAACGGATCAGGGAATCCGCCAAGTGCTCCAAAAACCTGACTTAGCGGGAAGAATGATGACTTGGGCCATCGAGCTATCTCAGTATGATTTGCGATACGAGCCCCGACATGCGATCAAGGCACAAGCAATGGCAGACTTCTTGGTAGAAGTAGCGGGGGACCCGACCGAGGAAGCGGGCATACGGTGGAGGCTCCATGTGGACGGAGCCTTCAACCAAACGTCCGGGGGTGCCGGGATCATCTTGGAAAGTTCTGCCGGGGTCATATACGAACAATCAATCAGGTTCGAGTTTCCCgtatcaaacaaccaagcagaatatgaggacCTTCTAGGCGGCTTAATCTtagctcgggaagtcggggcTACGAGTCTggaagtatgcagcgactcacaGGTTGTGACCTCGCAAGTaaatggaagctaccaagccagagactcGCTATTACAAAAGTACTTGGAGAAGGTCAAAGAGCTGAGCAAACAGTTTGAGGAGGTCACGGTCCAACACGTTCCAAGGGAAAGGAACACACGTGCGTACCTCCTATCCAAGCTAGCGAGTACGAAACCAGGAGCCGGCAACCGGTCCCTCATTCAAGGCATGACAAAAGAACCAGCAGTTGCCCTCCACCTGACAAAGATAAGTCCCTCCTGGATGGACCCCATCACTGATTACTTAGAAAACGGCAAACTCCCTGAAGATGAGAAGAAAGCTAAAATGTTGAGAGGGAGGCAGCCAAATATGCGATCATACAAGGCCAACTgttcaaaaagggactcagccagccCTTGCTGA
- the LOC107604867 gene encoding uncharacterized protein LOC107604867 isoform X1 yields the protein MEMQNPAKLEGKLAVISEVPGLFDSEILSDIAFDEENDVAAASGEAVEFPRKRRPALGLKRARFSLKPTKTQSVESLIPTLDLDKLKDPVEFFLAHDRLENAKREIQKQTGEFLESNLSDTTTKMRQRRPGLSGNNERRVRYKHRYPKETFDNNDYVLPSQKASESVDLGPVGESTDEGGASLTPLENEVTDSPAIEENKINEILDGLLQCNSEDLEGDEAVTLLQEKLHIKPIVLEKLSIPDFPNNNQVIGMKSLHGNSSNPRKWKPLSILDNLLKGFNSRTPIRQGIGCQLQQSASPTPPRSPFAPLSSLLLHLSHPKPSVDPFAADGIDHLSTRKNSPIPLINQEHKLAASGNPSNEPSANVIDDGIAINKTSSPGDTVRNGSYSSGKSKEDLIGNSETHSVEDTVRDCACTPQKSVEDNPGQPESDANIESNGPRVVMDVNTGASGMEGIIRDCACTPQKSVEDNPRLPEFDVNIESNGPHIDMDVDIGDSGMNDIVGRPNIVTNRVENEAENLQAHAAVGPSDDSNINMANQPADHSDPAGFQANDHDKDSRRSDDGPEQCLQEMTDGNSVLPDYGQRRVRRSKRQHKDKSLSRRQSLAAAGTSWEAGLRRSTRIRTRPLEFWRGEKMVYGRVHDSEYNTNTYHGNTLGLATVIGIKCISPGTDGKPTMKVKSYVSDEYKELLELASLC from the exons ATG GAAATGCAAAATCCTGCTAAACTTGAGGGCAAGTTGGCTGTGATATCTGAAGTTCCTGGACTGTTTGACTCTGAAATCTTGAGTGATATAGCATTTGATGAGGAGAATGACGTTGCTGCTGCTTCTGGAGAGGCTGTAGAGTTTCCTCGAAAACGGAGACCTGCTTTAGGCCTGAAGCGAGCTCGTTTTTCTTTAAAGCCAACTAAAAC tCAATCTGTTGAGAGTTTGATTCCAACTCTGGACCTTGATAAACTGAAAGATCCAGTGGAATTCTTCTTGGCCCATGATCGGCTAGAAA ATGCGAAAAGAGAGATACAGAAGCAGACAGGTGAGTTTCTTGAGTCAAATCTGTCAGATACTACCACTAAGATGCGACAACGTCGACCAGGACTTTCAGGGAATAATGAGCG GCGGGTCAGATACAAGCATCGTTATCCTAAAGAAACTTTTGACAATAATGATTATGTTCTACCCTCTCAAAAGGCAAGTGAATCTGTCGATCTTGGCCCTGTTGGTGAGAGCACAGATGAAGGTGGAGCTTCTCTTACACCACTGGAAAATGAAGTAACTG ATTCACCTGCTATTGAAGAGAACAAGATCAATGAAATACTGGATGGATTGCTTCAATGCAATTCTGAAGATCTAGAAGGGGATGAAGCAGTGACTCTTTTGCAGGAGAAGTTACATATCAAACCAATTGTTCTGGAGAAATTATCTATTCCTGACTTCCCAAATAATAACCAAGTTATTGGTATGAAATCTTTGCATGGGAACTCGTCAAATCCAAGGAAGTGGAAACCTTTATCCATCCTTGATAATTTGTTGAAAGGATTTAATAGTAGAACACCTATTAGACAGGGCATAGGATGCCAATTGCAGCAATCAGCTTCACCCACCCCACCAAGAAGTCCATTTGCTCCACTATCTTCCTTGCTGCTTCACCTTTCACACCCAAAGCCATCGGTGGATCCATTTGCAGCTGATGGAATTGATCATTTATCCACAAGAAAGAATTCCCCAATTCCTCTGATAAACCAGGAGCACAAACTTGCTGCTTCTGGGAATCCATCAAATGAACCCTCTGCAAATGTAATTGATGATGGTATTGCCATTAATAAGACAAGTTCACCAGGTGACACTGTCAGGAATGGCTCCTATTCTTCTGGAAAATCCAAGGAAGATTTAATTGGAAATAGTGAGACACATTCAGTGGAAGACACAGTCAGAGATTGTGCTTGTACACCCCAAAAGTCTGTGGAGGATAATCCAGGGCAACCTGAGTCTGATGCTAATATTGAGTCAAATGGACCTCGTGTTGTCATGGACGTGAATACTGGAGCCAGTGGGATGGAAGGTATCATTAGAGATTGTGCTTGTACACCCCAAAAGTCTGTGGAGGATAATCCAAGGCTTCCTGAGTTTGATGTTAATATTGAGTCAAATGGTCCTCATATTGACATGGATGTGGATATTGGAGACAGTGGTATGAATGACATAGTAGGGAGGCCAAATATTGTAACAAATAGAGTTGAGAATGAA GCAGAAAATTTGCAGGCACATGCGGCTGTTGGGCCATCAGATGATTCTAATATTAACATGGCGAATCAACCAG CAGATCATTCAGACCCTGCTGGGTTTCAAGCCAATGATCATGATAAAGATTCCAGAAGATCAGACGATGGTCCAGAACAGTGTTTACAG GAAATGACAGATGGTAATTCTGTTTTGCCTGATTATGGACAAAGGAGAGTTAGGCGATCGAAAAGACAACATAAAGATAAAAGTCTTTCTCGGAGGCAGAGCCTTGCAG CTGCCGGTACATCATGGGAGGCTGGACTAAGGAGGAGCACCAGGATCAGGACAAGGCCTTTGGAATTTTGGAGAGGGGAAAAAATGGTGTATGGTCGTGTACATGATAGTGAGTACAATACTAATACTTATCACGGGAACACACTAG GTTTGGCCACTGTCATTGGTATTAAGTGCATTTCACCGGGAACTGATGGGAAACCCACTATGAAGGTGAAATCTTATGTATCCGATGAATACAAAGAGCTTTTGGAGCTGGCATCTCTATGTTGA
- the LOC107604867 gene encoding uncharacterized protein LOC107604867 isoform X3, which produces MEMQNPAKLEGKLAVISEVPGLFDSEILSDIAFDEENDVAAASGEAVEFPRKRRPALGLKRARFSLKPTKTQSVESLIPTLDLDKLKDPVEFFLAHDRLENAKREIQKQTGEFLESNLSDTTTKMRQRRPGLSGNNERRVRYKHRYPKETFDNNDYVLPSQKASESVDLGPVGESTDEGGASLTPLENEVTDSPAIEENKINEILDGLLQCNSEDLEGDEAVTLLQEKLHIKPIVLEKLSIPDFPNNNQVIGMKSLHGNSSNPRKWKPLSILDNLLKGFNSRTPIRQGIGCQLQQSASPTPPRSPFAPLSSLLLHLSHPKPSVDPFAADGIDHLSTRKNSPIPLINQEHKLAASGNPSNEPSANVIDDGIAINKTSSPGDTVRNGSYSSGKSKEDLIGNSETHSVEDTVRDCACTPQKSVEDNPGQPESDANIESNGPRVVMDVNTGASGMEGIIRDCACTPQKSVEDNPRLPEFDVNIESNGPHIDMDVDIGDSGMNDIVGRPNIVTNRVENEAENLQAHAAVGPSDDSNINMANQPADHSDPAGFQANDHDKDSRRSDDGPEQCLQEMTDGNSVLPDYGQRRVRRSKRQHKDKSLSRRQSLAAAGTSWEAGLRRSTRIRTRPLEFWRGEKMVYGRVHDSLATVIGIKCISPGTDGKPTMKVKSYVSDEYKELLELASLC; this is translated from the exons ATG GAAATGCAAAATCCTGCTAAACTTGAGGGCAAGTTGGCTGTGATATCTGAAGTTCCTGGACTGTTTGACTCTGAAATCTTGAGTGATATAGCATTTGATGAGGAGAATGACGTTGCTGCTGCTTCTGGAGAGGCTGTAGAGTTTCCTCGAAAACGGAGACCTGCTTTAGGCCTGAAGCGAGCTCGTTTTTCTTTAAAGCCAACTAAAAC tCAATCTGTTGAGAGTTTGATTCCAACTCTGGACCTTGATAAACTGAAAGATCCAGTGGAATTCTTCTTGGCCCATGATCGGCTAGAAA ATGCGAAAAGAGAGATACAGAAGCAGACAGGTGAGTTTCTTGAGTCAAATCTGTCAGATACTACCACTAAGATGCGACAACGTCGACCAGGACTTTCAGGGAATAATGAGCG GCGGGTCAGATACAAGCATCGTTATCCTAAAGAAACTTTTGACAATAATGATTATGTTCTACCCTCTCAAAAGGCAAGTGAATCTGTCGATCTTGGCCCTGTTGGTGAGAGCACAGATGAAGGTGGAGCTTCTCTTACACCACTGGAAAATGAAGTAACTG ATTCACCTGCTATTGAAGAGAACAAGATCAATGAAATACTGGATGGATTGCTTCAATGCAATTCTGAAGATCTAGAAGGGGATGAAGCAGTGACTCTTTTGCAGGAGAAGTTACATATCAAACCAATTGTTCTGGAGAAATTATCTATTCCTGACTTCCCAAATAATAACCAAGTTATTGGTATGAAATCTTTGCATGGGAACTCGTCAAATCCAAGGAAGTGGAAACCTTTATCCATCCTTGATAATTTGTTGAAAGGATTTAATAGTAGAACACCTATTAGACAGGGCATAGGATGCCAATTGCAGCAATCAGCTTCACCCACCCCACCAAGAAGTCCATTTGCTCCACTATCTTCCTTGCTGCTTCACCTTTCACACCCAAAGCCATCGGTGGATCCATTTGCAGCTGATGGAATTGATCATTTATCCACAAGAAAGAATTCCCCAATTCCTCTGATAAACCAGGAGCACAAACTTGCTGCTTCTGGGAATCCATCAAATGAACCCTCTGCAAATGTAATTGATGATGGTATTGCCATTAATAAGACAAGTTCACCAGGTGACACTGTCAGGAATGGCTCCTATTCTTCTGGAAAATCCAAGGAAGATTTAATTGGAAATAGTGAGACACATTCAGTGGAAGACACAGTCAGAGATTGTGCTTGTACACCCCAAAAGTCTGTGGAGGATAATCCAGGGCAACCTGAGTCTGATGCTAATATTGAGTCAAATGGACCTCGTGTTGTCATGGACGTGAATACTGGAGCCAGTGGGATGGAAGGTATCATTAGAGATTGTGCTTGTACACCCCAAAAGTCTGTGGAGGATAATCCAAGGCTTCCTGAGTTTGATGTTAATATTGAGTCAAATGGTCCTCATATTGACATGGATGTGGATATTGGAGACAGTGGTATGAATGACATAGTAGGGAGGCCAAATATTGTAACAAATAGAGTTGAGAATGAA GCAGAAAATTTGCAGGCACATGCGGCTGTTGGGCCATCAGATGATTCTAATATTAACATGGCGAATCAACCAG CAGATCATTCAGACCCTGCTGGGTTTCAAGCCAATGATCATGATAAAGATTCCAGAAGATCAGACGATGGTCCAGAACAGTGTTTACAG GAAATGACAGATGGTAATTCTGTTTTGCCTGATTATGGACAAAGGAGAGTTAGGCGATCGAAAAGACAACATAAAGATAAAAGTCTTTCTCGGAGGCAGAGCCTTGCAG CTGCCGGTACATCATGGGAGGCTGGACTAAGGAGGAGCACCAGGATCAGGACAAGGCCTTTGGAATTTTGGAGAGGGGAAAAAATGGTGTATGGTCGTGTACATGATA GTTTGGCCACTGTCATTGGTATTAAGTGCATTTCACCGGGAACTGATGGGAAACCCACTATGAAGGTGAAATCTTATGTATCCGATGAATACAAAGAGCTTTTGGAGCTGGCATCTCTATGTTGA
- the LOC107604867 gene encoding uncharacterized protein LOC107604867 isoform X4 gives MEMQNPAKLEGKLAVISEVPGLFDSEILSDIAFDEENDVAAASGEAVEFPRKRRPALGLKRARFSLKPTKTQSVESLIPTLDLDKLKDPVEFFLAHDRLENAKREIQKQTGEFLESNLSDTTTKMRQRRPGLSGNNERRVRYKHRYPKETFDNNDYVLPSQKASESVDLGPVGESTDEGGASLTPLENEVTDSPAIEENKINEILDGLLQCNSEDLEGDEAVTLLQEKLHIKPIVLEKLSIPDFPNNNQVIGMKSLHGNSSNPRKWKPLSILDNLLKGFNSRTPIRQGIGCQLQQSASPTPPRSPFAPLSSLLLHLSHPKPSVDPFAADGIDHLSTRKNSPIPLINQEHKLAASGNPSNEPSANVIDDGIAINKTSSPGDTVRNGSYSSGKSKEDLIGNSETHSVEDTVRDCACTPQKSVEDNPGQPESDANIESNGPRVVMDVNTGASGMEGIIRDCACTPQKSVEDNPRLPEFDVNIESNGPHIDMDVDIGDSGMNDIVGRPNIVTNRVENEAENLQAHAAVGPSDDSNINMANQPDHSDPAGFQANDHDKDSRRSDDGPEQCLQEMTDGNSVLPDYGQRRVRRSKRQHKDKSLSRRQSLAAAGTSWEAGLRRSTRIRTRPLEFWRGEKMVYGRVHDSLATVIGIKCISPGTDGKPTMKVKSYVSDEYKELLELASLC, from the exons ATG GAAATGCAAAATCCTGCTAAACTTGAGGGCAAGTTGGCTGTGATATCTGAAGTTCCTGGACTGTTTGACTCTGAAATCTTGAGTGATATAGCATTTGATGAGGAGAATGACGTTGCTGCTGCTTCTGGAGAGGCTGTAGAGTTTCCTCGAAAACGGAGACCTGCTTTAGGCCTGAAGCGAGCTCGTTTTTCTTTAAAGCCAACTAAAAC tCAATCTGTTGAGAGTTTGATTCCAACTCTGGACCTTGATAAACTGAAAGATCCAGTGGAATTCTTCTTGGCCCATGATCGGCTAGAAA ATGCGAAAAGAGAGATACAGAAGCAGACAGGTGAGTTTCTTGAGTCAAATCTGTCAGATACTACCACTAAGATGCGACAACGTCGACCAGGACTTTCAGGGAATAATGAGCG GCGGGTCAGATACAAGCATCGTTATCCTAAAGAAACTTTTGACAATAATGATTATGTTCTACCCTCTCAAAAGGCAAGTGAATCTGTCGATCTTGGCCCTGTTGGTGAGAGCACAGATGAAGGTGGAGCTTCTCTTACACCACTGGAAAATGAAGTAACTG ATTCACCTGCTATTGAAGAGAACAAGATCAATGAAATACTGGATGGATTGCTTCAATGCAATTCTGAAGATCTAGAAGGGGATGAAGCAGTGACTCTTTTGCAGGAGAAGTTACATATCAAACCAATTGTTCTGGAGAAATTATCTATTCCTGACTTCCCAAATAATAACCAAGTTATTGGTATGAAATCTTTGCATGGGAACTCGTCAAATCCAAGGAAGTGGAAACCTTTATCCATCCTTGATAATTTGTTGAAAGGATTTAATAGTAGAACACCTATTAGACAGGGCATAGGATGCCAATTGCAGCAATCAGCTTCACCCACCCCACCAAGAAGTCCATTTGCTCCACTATCTTCCTTGCTGCTTCACCTTTCACACCCAAAGCCATCGGTGGATCCATTTGCAGCTGATGGAATTGATCATTTATCCACAAGAAAGAATTCCCCAATTCCTCTGATAAACCAGGAGCACAAACTTGCTGCTTCTGGGAATCCATCAAATGAACCCTCTGCAAATGTAATTGATGATGGTATTGCCATTAATAAGACAAGTTCACCAGGTGACACTGTCAGGAATGGCTCCTATTCTTCTGGAAAATCCAAGGAAGATTTAATTGGAAATAGTGAGACACATTCAGTGGAAGACACAGTCAGAGATTGTGCTTGTACACCCCAAAAGTCTGTGGAGGATAATCCAGGGCAACCTGAGTCTGATGCTAATATTGAGTCAAATGGACCTCGTGTTGTCATGGACGTGAATACTGGAGCCAGTGGGATGGAAGGTATCATTAGAGATTGTGCTTGTACACCCCAAAAGTCTGTGGAGGATAATCCAAGGCTTCCTGAGTTTGATGTTAATATTGAGTCAAATGGTCCTCATATTGACATGGATGTGGATATTGGAGACAGTGGTATGAATGACATAGTAGGGAGGCCAAATATTGTAACAAATAGAGTTGAGAATGAA GCAGAAAATTTGCAGGCACATGCGGCTGTTGGGCCATCAGATGATTCTAATATTAACATGGCGAATCAACCAG ATCATTCAGACCCTGCTGGGTTTCAAGCCAATGATCATGATAAAGATTCCAGAAGATCAGACGATGGTCCAGAACAGTGTTTACAG GAAATGACAGATGGTAATTCTGTTTTGCCTGATTATGGACAAAGGAGAGTTAGGCGATCGAAAAGACAACATAAAGATAAAAGTCTTTCTCGGAGGCAGAGCCTTGCAG CTGCCGGTACATCATGGGAGGCTGGACTAAGGAGGAGCACCAGGATCAGGACAAGGCCTTTGGAATTTTGGAGAGGGGAAAAAATGGTGTATGGTCGTGTACATGATA GTTTGGCCACTGTCATTGGTATTAAGTGCATTTCACCGGGAACTGATGGGAAACCCACTATGAAGGTGAAATCTTATGTATCCGATGAATACAAAGAGCTTTTGGAGCTGGCATCTCTATGTTGA